A stretch of the Phoenix dactylifera cultivar Barhee BC4 unplaced genomic scaffold, palm_55x_up_171113_PBpolish2nd_filt_p 001833F, whole genome shotgun sequence genome encodes the following:
- the LOC103697698 gene encoding (6-4)DNA photolyase-like isoform X2 — protein MAQRLLRKSRIEENNCRIRFSPGSRLLLLRGDPVRVPCVILKDVNLFSNIILELLCLNLSFLFFFLSHHVFLNAFLSGILESSATNSTEPYSLARDKQVKDFASLSGIEVFSPVSHTLFNPAVVIGKIQCQLQTL, from the exons ATGGCTCAACGACTATTGAGAAAGAGCAG GATTGAAGAGAACAACTGCAGGATCCGCTTCTCCCCCGGCTCTCGCCTACTCCTCCTCCGAGGAGATCCCGTCCGAGTCCCCTGTGTCATCTTGAAGGATGTAAATCTGTTTTCAAACATAATCTTGGAACTACTTTGCTTGAATTTgtcgtttcttttttttttcttgagtcaCCATGTTTTCTTGAATGCTTTTCTTAGTGGAATATTGGAAAGCTCTGCTACGAATTCGACAGAGCCATACTCGCTCGCCCGGGATAAACAAGTCAAA gatTTTGCCTCTCTATCTGGAATCGAGGTGTTCTCCCCTGTGAGCCATACTCTCTTCAATCCTGCAGTTGTTATAGGAAAG atacaatgtcagcttcaaaccctttga
- the LOC103697698 gene encoding (6-4)DNA photolyase-like isoform X1 — MAQRLLRKSRIEENNCRIRFSPGSRLLLLRGDPVRVPCVILKDVNLFSNIILELLCLNLSFLFFFLSHHVFLNAFLSGILESSATNSTEPYSLARDKQVKDFASLSGIEVFSPVSHTLFNPAVVIGKKVIWQSIGGGIDNQQ, encoded by the exons ATGGCTCAACGACTATTGAGAAAGAGCAG GATTGAAGAGAACAACTGCAGGATCCGCTTCTCCCCCGGCTCTCGCCTACTCCTCCTCCGAGGAGATCCCGTCCGAGTCCCCTGTGTCATCTTGAAGGATGTAAATCTGTTTTCAAACATAATCTTGGAACTACTTTGCTTGAATTTgtcgtttcttttttttttcttgagtcaCCATGTTTTCTTGAATGCTTTTCTTAGTGGAATATTGGAAAGCTCTGCTACGAATTCGACAGAGCCATACTCGCTCGCCCGGGATAAACAAGTCAAA gatTTTGCCTCTCTATCTGGAATCGAGGTGTTCTCCCCTGTGAGCCATACTCTCTTCAATCCTGCAGTTGTTATAGGAAAG AAGGTAATATGGCAATCGATAGGGGGTGGTATTGACAACCAACAATGA